A window from Symbiopectobacterium purcellii encodes these proteins:
- a CDS encoding DHCW motif cupin fold protein, with protein sequence MHMANIPFGITDWSLIEPTTHSGDVGHALWRTQHFGDIRVRMVEYSAGYIADHWCKKGHILLCLEGELFSELDDGRTFTLTPGVSYQVADQAEAHRSTSPKGAKLFIVD encoded by the coding sequence ATGCACATGGCAAATATTCCGTTTGGTATCACCGATTGGTCACTGATTGAACCGACAACGCACAGCGGAGACGTCGGCCATGCATTATGGCGCACACAACATTTCGGCGATATTCGCGTAAGAATGGTGGAGTACTCCGCGGGATACATCGCGGATCACTGGTGCAAAAAAGGACACATTCTTCTTTGCCTCGAGGGTGAGCTGTTCAGCGAACTGGATGACGGCAGAACCTTTACCTTAACGCCCGGTGTTAGCTATCAAGTTGCAGATCAGGCAGAAGCACATCGCTCTACCTCCCCCAAAGGGGCAAAACTGTTTATTGTTGACTGA
- a CDS encoding OspG family effector kinase, protein MSIAAIQHHLSTAGYYDNACQNKHEKALESINSNPSVNVHYFIYEISHIENSSRILNPLSTPFFGRIGDMATPLQLMLLFNVLHRSDIPPFAYKENPLSIMSNDASLAKPNFSIKNSHILSDDRKKNALIAAIKHYLVSDGPLTAEEGQDVELSLKQWAKIGPLFITPQVDSTARMKRALMPEFDPRTADHIKEHCAVEEEILNTKGENEGKLLLFQAQRAENPFRMIYDDTEGGPTPEARGAADGLNIVADLLTLGIKPLVGNLIANAKRREYYKNQGDKICAERFFRLSIAEIATSLDVDSIAFKSRGVARKMKPTELRHITPSQNRAAYYVRDPKNGIKKEILLELQPGNSAIHTEGQTIFLKPTDKPNEFMTYHPYATKPELLQRKVIVDEDALTWRYADTFDATHLNVEVREGKKQISLYGEYYDLKKNGEGKFEVVLRKASGSHEYIPVYFEPLSKTWHMRTHNRHPVFTREQENIINTIRIEPDRDFNYIPYTNNNAQYYGSGKIYRAEKIDDTSHYTWGRYIEMNGEIVPVREVVSPGRGVHYEVHNINHPEKEHYLVSWDGGRWVFERPTSVHVSSSLEKQITSEMFTHNIDVTHLSSPDKNGLRWDKYNNSYLNINNQFIHVKKVDSNRFLLLNAVEIPKMTLRFKKNKFYKENINERLDNILKVGLSGKERKTALDLLKDVDGYTEASAQKLLSQYNLTKSGLFSDYSFALEIKNTGKPPLWSRMFKKDTPLEYVSSSSRLSEKAKLDLPDNKAGFNLGDKMGEGVFGEVFVDADDSRYLIKVYKSPSHLVAEKISKHETEMFQRYYGEEAAMHFVNDKGNSCVRMYKIPGQTLLSVPRGTLPHDADVKFVDMIERLSSLGIIHQDLHSQNILWDSASESFFPIDISNVKEKYFNADVSGKQKMNAKGISDFDNVLSDIAWKKKKTSIENIE, encoded by the coding sequence ATGTCTATTGCAGCTATACAGCATCATCTATCCACCGCAGGTTATTACGATAACGCGTGCCAGAATAAGCATGAGAAAGCTTTAGAATCAATTAATTCAAACCCCTCTGTAAATGTTCATTATTTTATTTACGAAATTAGCCACATTGAAAATTCATCGCGAATATTGAACCCATTGTCAACGCCGTTTTTCGGCCGAATAGGTGACATGGCAACACCCCTTCAACTCATGCTGTTGTTTAATGTTTTACACCGTTCTGACATCCCCCCTTTTGCTTATAAAGAGAATCCACTTTCCATTATGAGTAATGACGCATCGCTTGCTAAACCTAATTTTTCTATTAAAAATAGCCACATTCTCTCTGATGATCGAAAAAAGAATGCGCTGATTGCGGCCATTAAGCACTATCTGGTGTCTGATGGACCATTAACCGCCGAAGAAGGTCAGGATGTTGAGCTGTCATTGAAACAGTGGGCAAAAATCGGTCCTCTCTTTATTACCCCACAGGTTGATAGCACAGCGCGAATGAAGCGAGCATTGATGCCTGAGTTCGATCCTCGAACCGCAGACCATATAAAAGAACACTGCGCCGTTGAAGAAGAAATACTGAATACTAAAGGCGAGAATGAAGGAAAACTGCTTTTATTTCAAGCCCAGAGAGCAGAGAACCCCTTTCGGATGATTTATGATGATACAGAAGGCGGTCCGACGCCCGAAGCACGGGGTGCAGCCGATGGATTAAATATTGTGGCGGATCTGCTGACGCTGGGAATAAAACCATTAGTTGGTAACCTCATTGCGAATGCAAAACGCCGTGAGTACTATAAAAATCAAGGCGATAAAATTTGTGCTGAGCGCTTTTTCCGACTAAGTATTGCTGAGATCGCGACATCTCTCGATGTTGATAGTATCGCGTTCAAATCCCGTGGTGTTGCCCGTAAAATGAAACCGACTGAATTGCGGCATATTACGCCGAGCCAGAACAGAGCGGCATATTATGTTCGGGATCCGAAAAATGGGATAAAGAAAGAAATTTTACTTGAGCTTCAACCGGGTAATAGCGCTATCCATACCGAAGGCCAAACGATTTTTCTGAAACCGACGGATAAACCCAATGAATTTATGACATACCATCCTTATGCCACAAAGCCTGAGTTATTACAGAGAAAGGTGATTGTCGATGAGGACGCACTCACGTGGCGATATGCGGACACCTTCGATGCCACCCATCTTAATGTTGAAGTGAGGGAAGGGAAAAAGCAGATATCGCTGTACGGCGAATACTACGACCTGAAAAAAAATGGAGAGGGTAAGTTTGAGGTCGTGCTGCGAAAAGCGTCAGGCTCTCACGAGTATATTCCGGTATATTTTGAACCGTTATCGAAAACCTGGCACATGCGTACGCATAACCGGCATCCGGTATTTACCCGCGAACAGGAAAATATCATTAACACGATCCGCATTGAACCAGACAGAGACTTCAACTACATTCCCTATACCAATAATAACGCGCAGTATTATGGTTCGGGGAAAATTTATCGCGCAGAGAAAATTGACGACACCTCACATTATACCTGGGGACGGTATATTGAAATGAATGGAGAAATTGTGCCAGTGAGAGAAGTTGTTTCTCCCGGTCGAGGCGTTCATTATGAGGTTCATAATATTAATCACCCTGAGAAAGAACACTATTTAGTTTCATGGGACGGCGGTCGCTGGGTATTCGAGCGCCCAACATCTGTTCATGTATCAAGCTCGCTTGAAAAGCAGATTACGTCAGAGATGTTCACCCATAATATTGATGTGACGCATCTCTCTTCTCCGGATAAAAATGGGTTACGATGGGACAAATATAATAATAGCTATCTGAATATCAACAACCAATTTATTCATGTAAAAAAGGTGGATAGTAACCGTTTTTTGCTGCTTAATGCAGTGGAAATCCCGAAGATGACACTTCGGTTTAAGAAAAATAAGTTTTACAAGGAAAATATTAACGAGAGGTTAGATAATATATTAAAAGTTGGGCTAAGTGGTAAAGAAAGAAAAACAGCACTCGATTTACTCAAGGACGTTGATGGTTACACCGAAGCGTCTGCACAAAAATTGCTTTCTCAGTACAACCTCACTAAAAGTGGACTCTTCAGTGATTATTCATTTGCATTGGAGATTAAGAACACGGGAAAGCCGCCTTTGTGGTCAAGAATGTTCAAGAAAGATACACCATTGGAGTATGTTTCTTCATCGTCCCGGCTTTCGGAGAAGGCGAAGTTAGATTTACCCGACAATAAAGCTGGCTTTAATTTAGGAGATAAGATGGGCGAAGGTGTGTTTGGCGAGGTTTTTGTTGATGCGGATGACAGTAGATATCTTATAAAAGTATATAAATCACCGAGTCATCTTGTGGCAGAGAAAATATCCAAACATGAAACCGAGATGTTTCAACGATATTATGGTGAAGAAGCTGCCATGCACTTTGTCAATGACAAAGGAAACTCCTGCGTCAGAATGTATAAAATTCCTGGTCAAACACTGCTTTCTGTACCGCGAGGTACATTACCACATGATGCCGATGTGAAATTTGTGGATATGATCGAGAGGTTGAGCAGCCTCGGCATCATACATCAAGATCTTCATTCTCAAAATATTCTATGGGACTCGGCATCAGAGTCATTTTTTCCTATAGATATTAGTAATGTAAAAGAAAAATACTTCAATGCTGATGTCAGTGGAAAACAAAAAATGAATGCGAAAGGCATATCAGATTTTGATAACGTTTTGAGCGATATAGCCTGGAAGAAAAAGAAGACATCAATAGAAAATATAGAATAA